The DNA segment ccccctccccttcccctccctcctctctctccccggCAGCCCTCTGCGAGAAGCTCCGCTCCCCCAGCACTTTCTGGGCCCTGAGATATGGCAATGGTAGTTAGCAGCTGGCGAGATCCGCAGGAAGACGTGGCCGGGGGGAACCCAGGCGGCCCCAACCCCGCAGCCCAGCCCGCCCGGGAACAGCAGCAGCAGGCGGGTTCGGCGGCCCCGCACACCCCCCAGACCCCGAGCCAGCCGGGACCTCCGTCCACCCCAGGCACGGCGGGTGACAAGGGGCAAGGCCAGCCCGGCTCGGGCCAAAGCCAGCAACACATTGAGTGTGTGGTGTGCGGGGACAAATCGAGCGGGAAACACTACGGCCAATTCACCTGCGAGGGCTGCAAAAGTTTCTTCAAGAGAAGCGTCCGCAGGAACTTAACTTACACATGCCGTGCCAACAGGAACTGTCCCATAGACCAGCATCACCGCAATCAGTGCCAATATTGCCGCCTCAAGAAGTGTCTCAAAGTGGGCATGAGGCGGGAAggtgaatatttcttctcttttacttcTAGCTttgctgtgtttttctttttcttttcgtTGTTGTTTTTGCCTCTCCTTCATTCGAAAATACTATCATCTTCCCACTCTaatcctcctccccctccctcccctagCCATCTCCCCCAGCTTTGCAACCCAGGCTTCGCTTTTGCTAACACCTCCTCTCTTTAACGACCCCgttctccaccaccacccccatccgCCTCGCAATCCCCCTCCTGTACACCCCTCCTTCCTACTTATCgtgatgaggatttttttttaatgatgaggattggaagggaaaaaaaaaaaaaaaaaaccctcactctTTCCTTAGTTCTGCTGTGTCTCTTCCCCCAAGCGTGTGTGTGTGGCTGCTTTAATATCTGTTGGCATGATGTTTTGGGGggataattttttttgcaaagctATGTTTTGTCCATTTACCcctttaaaatctttattaaataggAGGGTAGGAAGGTGGGATGGAGGACACTTTACAGTAGATTCATTGCTGTCATCTTTTCTGAAGCCTGGCTTGGAAAAAAGAGGATCGAGATTTATTGCACTTGtaggtggggggggggcgggagaaTGGGGGAAGAAATCTGCTTGCATTTAATGGTTCCCTTTCCTATCCAGTGTGTTACAGTGTGCTTCTCTCCAGATCTGTGGCCTTGTTTTTACTCCTACTTTGAAAGGAAAGTTTGTGACTGATCCCTGTTTTTAtagttctgtcatttttttttaaagcatgttacttattttttatttctccatcAAACTCCATCCTCTGCTTAAATACTCCATACAAATGACAATTTTACAGTGTATTTACCGTTCCTTCTTATTTCACCATAATGCCTAGTCTGCAGCTGGCATGAGTTTCCACACCATTTAAAGCCTGGTTTTGTCAGAACAAGTTTGGATATTGGATATTCATTCCTGTTTCATATGGCGAGATTTGCTGCAcgtttttataaagatatttagcattttacagttaaagTTTATCTTCTTACTATCGTTAAAGATGTCTTATAGTCAAATAATCTAGTCAATTTTGCAGAGTAAAAATTACTCTTTTAAttggttttaaaattatattttatataccaCAAGAAAAATTGAATTCCCTCAGATATGGAAAAGCTAGCAAATATGACGACTTCATTTGGTAGCTTCAGGGAGTTTTTTGTAGGCATTtgaaggggagggggggaaacCAAGTTCGAATTGTGCTtccatttaattgaaaaaataactgccAAGTTCAAAACTGTACTGGAGTGGGAGAACTATTCTAGCCCCATtagattttaagaaattaaattgcATTTATACTTGCATTAAAATTGGgataaaagttaaagttaaagGAACTGTGAATTGTTAAATGTGAAagtaaaattatacatatacatacacacaggcaTATCAAAATGCATATGGTGAGAGAGGGCAATAGCCTCCTCAACTTCTACTAAAGTTGCCTATTTACTTGACTATTTCAACTGCTTAGACTATGGAAGTCAAACAtacacatactttaaaaaaaaaaaaactttggtcAGCTTTAGGAACTCAAAGCATGCTTACGTTTTGCATTCAGATGGTTAATGAATCCAGTGTTTTTGCAGTTGCAAGCTAGTGCATTCACTGGGCAAAAGCTGTCTGCAGGGTTTTGCAGTGGGACCGCACAGGACAGACATTAATTATATTTCCTACTTTTTGCAATAATGTTTGGCTACCGTAAGTTcgaacatttttattttccttgaaaatattcaatctttttgttgtttttatcagTAAGAACTTTGTGTAATGGGATAGGGAGAGGGAAACGGGAGTGGTACTAGAGACTTACTCTGTTTAAAAGTTGAAAGTGGTAGTGAGGGTATATATAACATGTATCTATTTTAAAGACAATTCTGTAGCATTTGAGGATGATATGGAAACACTTTATGAGCAAAACATTGATAGTTTTCAATCAGTGTACTTAGGGCACTTGCCTTAAACCACAACCTATGAAGTCTGAAGGGGTGAGTGGGGTTTTATTTTCTAGCATATTTTCTTGGTTATCTTTTCTGGGGGTTGGACAAACGGTGTTTGGGGTATGGGAGCAGGACGATGGCTCTTCTTATGAGGTCTTCGGGATGGGT comes from the Gracilinanus agilis isolate LMUSP501 unplaced genomic scaffold, AgileGrace unplaced_scaffold52723, whole genome shotgun sequence genome and includes:
- the LOC123255823 gene encoding COUP transcription factor 1-like, translated to MAMVVSSWRDPQEDVAGGNPGGPNPAAQPAREQQQQAGSAAPHTPQTPSQPGPPSTPGTAGDKGQGQPGSGQSQQHIECVVCGDKSSGKHYGQFTCEGCKSFFKRSVRRNLTYTCRANRNCPIDQHHRNQCQYCRLKKCLKVGMRREGEYFFSFTSSFAVFFFFFSLLFLPLLHSKILSSSHSNPPPPPSPSHLPQLCNPGFAFANTSSL